The Crassaminicella thermophila nucleotide sequence AGCAAGATACACTTGATAGACTTCCTGCACAAATAGAATCTTATAATAAGATTTTTTTGATACAATGACGATTGTTACTGGAGAAAAATCATATTTCTAAGGTGATTGAAATAGTTCCTGATTGGTGGGGGAATATATTATGTTGTAAAAAAAGAGCAATCAGCCTATTTTTGAAAAAGGAAACGCCAATTTAAAAATTAATAAAAAAAGGTAGATACTTTTTTTATTTAGCGCAGTTACTATGGAAAAAAAATGAATTATTAGAGCTATTGAGATTAAATGGAATAAATAAAGGAGTAAAAGAGCAAAAACTAGGTTTGCTCTTTTGTGAAATAGTGAATGAAAAATATTGAAAAAAACAAAAAAATAAAAAAAGATTTTTGTAAGAAAAACTTAAATCTCGAGAATCTTGGAGAGCTGTTCAATTACAACAGCTATGTGATGATTTGCCCCAATAGTAACCCAATTAGTACTATTTCCGGGGCCTTTTATTTTTTTATTAGCTCTTTTCTTTTTATTTCTAAATCACCAAAAGAAAATTCTTCTCCAAAGTAATATTTGGACTCATAAACTTCATTTGCCAATTCTCTATAACTTTGACCATCTTTTTTGTATTATTATTTCTTTTACCCTTCAATACAATATACTGATCCATTGTTGTATATTTAACTTTTGGAAGAGGGCCGTATCTCATTTTAGAAAAATCTAATTCAGTATCGGTGAATTTTGTGACCCCATAATCAGAATAAATTAGTTTGTTTTTCAGATTCTTAAACATAGGCATTTCTAATATTTTATTGAACAGTTTTATGTCGTATCTATTGAAGACGGCTTTTTCTCCTGCAGAAATTGAAGAAAGATTTTCAGGGAATGAAGTTGAAGAAATTATTATTGACTCATAGAAGGTTTCGGGTATAAAAAATTCTTCTAAAATATATTTAAGTTCTCTAAATTGTCTATTAGCTTCATTTTTTTCCGTTATGATATTAAGATCTAAAATTACATCGATAAGTATATTATTACCACGTTTAAAATCTTTAATAGTTTCAAAAATATTTGTGTAACTTGGACCATCAATATCTTCTGGGATAGGTATCCTTACAGCTAATCGGTCTACTAATGGTAATAATAGTTTAGCTGTTTTAGGAAAATCATAAAAAGGTATAATAGGCAATATATTCTTATTGTTTCTTTTGAATTCTTTAATTATTTGCATTAAAAATTCCCTATCATCTCTTGAGCTGCAATTGTAGTATCAATATATGCAGGATTTTGAAAACAATCATTTAAGCATTCAAATATATTGATAGGTTCTTCATAATCTGTAATTTCAATTAATGGTATAATTCTAGATTTTTGATCGGGATTTAGCATTTTTAAAGCTTCTTGTTCTCCTTTCTTCCATTTTAAAATTGGAACATAAATTTTGTTAGTCATAAAAAAACCTCCTTAAAATGTTATTTTAGTATAAAAGTACTATATAATTACATTTTAATGGAAATTGCAACATATTTCTATGAAATAGTTTGTAATATTCTGTCGATTCTAACGAAATAAATGAGGAGTCTTATTTAGTATTTTGTAATAACATAGAATTCAATTAAAAACACAAGATTTATTTCCACTCTCACACTCTCCTAAACACCCCTTCGACAACGCCTAGAACTTTATCTTTATTGGAGCATCTTCAATAATTACATACAGAACATATGTTTGATTGATTTTACAAAATATGTTATTGTATTTCCGAGGTGATTTTATGTCATGTAGTTTAACTGAAAGACAAAAAGAAATATTAAACTTTATACAGAAAGAAATAAATACAAAAGGTTATCCACCTACCGTAAGAGAAATATGTAGAGCTGTTGGTTTGAAATCTCCTTCTACTGTTCATGGACATTTAGCCAAACTTGAGAAAAAAGGCTATATAAAAAGAGATCCAACAAAACCTAGAGCAATATCGGTAATATATACATAGAGTAGTAAGTTGAATAAATTAAATGGGGACAAATTAAGAAAATGTCCCCGAGATATTTTTGCTAACATTTTGCTAACACAATAATATAAATTATATTCATAAGAATAATTTTCTATTTTCAAAAATGTTGATTTTGCTTAGTTTTACGCACACCTATAAATTTGATTTACTAACAAAACTCTAAAAATTTAATGCCAGGAATGATGTAATAAACTTTCAAATCTGTTGAAACTAACAGATTTGAGCAAGAGAAGAATGATGATGCTAACATTTTGCTAACATTAGAGGTTTTGCATGAGTTTTGAAAACTTTTGCAAGGCCTCTTTTTTCATGTCTTTAGTTACATGAAGATATATGTTTCTAGTAATGTTATCATCTTGGTGACCTAGCCTATCCATGATTTCTTGAAGTCTTACCCCAGCTTGAGCTAGTAAAGAGGCATGAGTGTGACGTAAACCATGTGGAGTTAATAATGTAGCTATGTTTGACTTTTTAAGAATTTGAGCCATTTTTAGTTCTATTTGCTTAGGAGTTTCTGGGTACCCTGGATAGTTTATTATTTTAGTAAAGACAAAATCTTCATCATGCCAAGAGGTAAGTTTTAATTTATTTTGCCTTGTTTTATGTTTTTTAAGCTCTTTAATAAGAGTATCATCTATAGATACATTTCTTTTAGCCGTTCTAGTTTTAGGAGGCAATAAAGTATATTTAATTGTGTTGTTAGTTGGATTATAATAGGTCTTATAGATTTTAATTTCTTTATCTTTAAAATCTATATCCTTCCACTTAAGGGCACAGAGTTCTCCAATTCTCATTCCTGTATAAGCTAGTGTTAAGAAAATTGTATAGTATTGTGGATTAGCTAGTTTCTTTACTGTATCTAGAAACTCTAGAAGCTCTTCTTTCTCAAAGTATTTAGGTATTTCTTCCTCACTTTCGAGTTCTGCGACAGTTTTTTGTTTTTTAGGTATTACTGAATATTGAGTAGGATCTGATTTAATATATTTTAGTTCAACAGCTTTTTTGAATATCATTCTTGCTGTTCTGTGAATACCTAGAAGAGTATTTTCAGCAAACTTTGTATTTAGATACAATAAAAAGTCTTGATACATAGTTCCAGTGATATCTTTTAATTTGACTTGCTTAAAATATTTTAGGATATTATTAGTTTCATGGACTCTTACTCTTATAGTACTTATTTTTACTTTCCCAGTACTTGAATATAACTCTAGCCATTTTTTTACAAATTCTTTTAAAGTGATTTCGCTTTCATTTATATAGGTTCCACGATGATATTCAGTTAGAATTTCAGCCAGAGCTGCTTGGGCTTCTTTTTTAGTCCTGAAACCACCTTTGCTTTTTTGTCTTCTTTTATTCGTGATAGGGTCTTTACCTAAATCAACAACATAAGTGTAAGTTGCCCCTCTTTTATATATGTGACCTTTCAAAGTTATTCATCCTTTCTAAATATTTTTAAACAGCGTATAGGTAAATTTAATGCACTAGCAATTTGTTCAATAGTGAAGCCATCATATTCAATGGAATTTATATCAATTTCTAATAGTTTTATTGCAAAATAATCTGCTTGAATTTCAATTTTATCTCTATTTGTAAGACAATTATTGTATGCTACAGTAAAAATGTTAGTATGAAGTATTGCATGTCCAAGTTCATGTGCTAAAACAAATTTTTCGTATTCAATATTTAAATCATTTCTTATAAATACAATCTCATTCCCAAAATAATTTCTACAGTAGTAAGCTTCATTTCCTTGTAATAGAATACTTTGTTTATCTAATTTTGTAATTTTAATTTCAATGCAGTCATATAGTTCATATACATCTTTTGTGGCATATAAATCATATAATCCTAATATACAGTTATTAATCCAAGAATACATCGAAGTTATGCCCCCTTTTGAAGAATGTCATTATTTCTTATATTTATAACTGATGAGTTCGAATTGTCTTAATAATTCATTTGCAAATTCTATTATTTCATCATCACTCATTTTATTTAGATCATAGCCTCCAAAAGCCATAAGAGCTGGTTGCTCTAATATAAACTTCATGGCATCTTCTGCAGTTTTAAACTCTTTAACTTCATCGGAGTCGGATGCATTTATGCTCTTTTTTGATCTTTGGTGAGGTTTTATTTCTGAACTAATTGTATGGTTATGTTCATCTAATAGTTCACTAATTTTAATGCCTAATGCTTTTGCTATTTTGTTCAAGTTTTCAAGACTTGGATTTCTGCGTTGATGTTCTATGTCAGATATAAAAGAAATAGATAAGCCTGTTTTTTCAGCAAGATCTTTTAAAGTGAATTTTTTTTCTTTTCGTAAAACTTTTATTTTAGTACCTATATTCATGTGTATAACACCCTTTCTTTAAGAGAAATTATATTATATTACGCTTGTGGTGTAAACATACGTTTAAAGCGTAAAACGAAGAAAAGAACGGAAATATTTCGATATAGAGAGATTATCTTACACAATCTCAGTTTTTGCACTTATAGCGTAAAATATAAGAATAATCAAAGATTGAAATTACGCTTTATGCGTATTATAATTTACTCAACAAGAGTAAAAAGGAGGGAGAAAATAATGAATGATGATTTTAGAGTGTTAATGAAAGAGAAACGAGAACATAAAAAACTTTCTCAAACAAACCTTGCAATAATGATAAAAAAAAGTCCACAACTAATATGCGATATTGAAGCAGGAAGAAAAAATCCTAGTGTAGATACTTTAGTTAATATT carries:
- a CDS encoding site-specific integrase, which codes for MKGHIYKRGATYTYVVDLGKDPITNKRRQKSKGGFRTKKEAQAALAEILTEYHRGTYINESEITLKEFVKKWLELYSSTGKVKISTIRVRVHETNNILKYFKQVKLKDITGTMYQDFLLYLNTKFAENTLLGIHRTARMIFKKAVELKYIKSDPTQYSVIPKKQKTVAELESEEEIPKYFEKEELLEFLDTVKKLANPQYYTIFLTLAYTGMRIGELCALKWKDIDFKDKEIKIYKTYYNPTNNTIKYTLLPPKTRTAKRNVSIDDTLIKELKKHKTRQNKLKLTSWHDEDFVFTKIINYPGYPETPKQIELKMAQILKKSNIATLLTPHGLRHTHASLLAQAGVRLQEIMDRLGHQDDNITRNIYLHVTKDMKKEALQKFSKLMQNL
- a CDS encoding helix-turn-helix domain-containing protein produces the protein MNIGTKIKVLRKEKKFTLKDLAEKTGLSISFISDIEHQRRNPSLENLNKIAKALGIKISELLDEHNHTISSEIKPHQRSKKSINASDSDEVKEFKTAEDAMKFILEQPALMAFGGYDLNKMSDDEIIEFANELLRQFELISYKYKK
- a CDS encoding beta family protein, whose product is MQIIKEFKRNNKNILPIIPFYDFPKTAKLLLPLVDRLAVRIPIPEDIDGPSYTNIFETIKDFKRGNNILIDVILDLNIITEKNEANRQFRELKYILEEFFIPETFYESIIISSTSFPENLSSISAGEKAVFNRYDIKLFNKILEMPMFKNLKNKLIYSDYGVTKFTDTELDFSKMRYGPLPKVKYTTMDQYIVLKGKRNNNTKKMVKVIENWQMKFMSPNITLEKNFLLVI
- a CDS encoding ImmA/IrrE family metallo-endopeptidase, with protein sequence MYSWINNCILGLYDLYATKDVYELYDCIEIKITKLDKQSILLQGNEAYYCRNYFGNEIVFIRNDLNIEYEKFVLAHELGHAILHTNIFTVAYNNCLTNRDKIEIQADYFAIKLLEIDINSIEYDGFTIEQIASALNLPIRCLKIFRKDE
- a CDS encoding helix-turn-helix transcriptional regulator, whose protein sequence is MNDDFRVLMKEKREHKKLSQTNLAIMIKKSPQLICDIEAGRKNPSVDTLVNIARILDISLDDIFLKKNYA
- a CDS encoding beta family protein, which encodes MTNKIYVPILKWKKGEQEALKMLNPDQKSRIIPLIEITDYEEPINIFECLNDCFQNPAYIDTTIAAQEMIGNF